In Rhodamnia argentea isolate NSW1041297 chromosome 4, ASM2092103v1, whole genome shotgun sequence, the following proteins share a genomic window:
- the LOC115740706 gene encoding uncharacterized protein LOC115740706 — protein MAKIDAASIAVLCLILVSTWVPTAVGVKKPASAARKEDVPFIKCQVCEKLASQLYRQVQKKQAQISPKKISEYEVIEIAENICNLKKEEADWILKIDVVEQGDKLELVDQDTEGICNSECKTIERACQEIMGYSDTDVAEYIYNSKPQIDSLVDFLCKDLSRACSSMPPPLPKGRTPGEAFMPKPAKDAEMEKILRSMEGMPGAPSMKMYSRDELMNKNFGEEDDDEEDEDEDAHFPSKLGKVLREKESRKGDWKQKLTEGIKTTGEVLKRHADKVSLRLRKWWRGVRSPDSKKNSKTGKSEL, from the exons ATGGCGAAGATCGACGCTGCATCTATCGCGGTACTATGCCTGATTCTCGTATCGACATGGGTGCCCACCGCGGTGGGCGTCAAGAAACCGGCTTCGGCCGCCCGGAAGGAAGACGTCCCGTTCATAAAGTGCCAAGTATGCGAGAAGCTCGCGTCCCAGCTGTATCGCCAGGTGCAGAAGAAGCAAGCTCAGATCTCTCCCAAAAAG ATCTCGGAGTATGAAGTGATTGAGATCGCCGAGAACATTTGTAATTTGAAGAAGGAGGAAGCTGATTGGATTCTCAAGATTGATGTTGTCGAGCAAGGGGATAAATTGGAG CTTGTAGACCAAGATACTGAAGGGATATGCAATTCCGAGTGCAAGACTATCGAAAGAGCTTGTCAAGAG ATCATGGGTTACTCTGATACTGATGTTGCTGAGTATATATATAACTCCAAGCCCCAAATTGATTCACTAGTTGATTTTCTCTGTAAAGACCTCAGTCGAGCATGCAGTTCCATGCCCCCTCCACTTCCTAag GGTAGGACTCCCGGAGAAGCTTTTATGCCCAAACCAGCTAAGGATGCTGAAATGGAGAAGATCTTGAGATCGATGGAG GGAATGCCGGGAGCGCCCAGCATGAAGATGTACTCAAGGGACGAATTGATGAACAAAAACTTCGgtgaggaagacgacgacgaagaagacgaagatgaggATGCACACTTCCCCTCAAAATTG GGAAAAGTTTTGAGAGAGAAGGAGAGCAGAAAGGGCGATTGGAAGCAGAAACTAACAGAAGGCATCAAAACTACCGGGGAAGTGTTAAAGAGACATGCAGACAAAGTCTCACTGCGATTACGAAAGTGGTGGAGAGGAGTTAGAAGCCCAGACTCGAAGAAAAATTCGAAGACCGGCAAGTCAGAACTTTAA
- the LOC115740680 gene encoding 1-aminocyclopropane-1-carboxylate synthase 7 — protein sequence MTIEIEAAPSVQLSRVADSETHGENSPYFAGWKAYDENPYNEVSNPSGVIQMGLAENQVSFDLLEEYLEKHSEASTWGKGAPGFRENALFQDYHGLITFRKAMASFMEEIRGGRAKFDPERVVLTAGATAANELLTFIIADPGDALLVPTPYYPGFDRDLRWRTGVKIVPIVCDSSNNFQITTQALEAAYELAKSMNIRVRGVLITNPSNPLGATISRSVLEDILDFTTKKNIHLVSDEIYSGSVFSPSEFVSVAEVLEAREYKGSERVHIVYSLSKDLGLPGFRVGTIYSYNDKVVTTARRMSSFTLISSQTQHLLACMLSDKKFAKKYVEINRARLRERYERIITGLRSAGIECLKGNAGLFCWMNLSPLLEKPTREGELDLWRTMLHELKLNISPGSSCHCSEPGWFRVCFANMSEHTLEVALDRIHKYMDQRRT from the exons ATGACTATAGAGATCGAGGCTGCGCCTTCCGTCCAGCTGTCGAGAGTCGCCGATTCCGAGACGCATGGCGAGAACTCACCGTACTTCGCCGGGTGGAAAGCATATGACGAAAACCCTTACAACGAGGTGAGCAATCCTTCCGGGGTCATCCAAATGGGATTAGCAGAGAACCAA GTCTCGTTTGACTTGCTTGAAGAGTACTTGGAGAAGCATTCGGAGGCATCTACTTGGGGCAAAGGAGCTCCTGGGTTTAGAGAGAATGCCTTGTTTCAGGATTACCATGGCCTGATCACTTTCCGAAAG gCGATGGCGAGTTTCATGGAGGAAATCCGAGGCGGGAGGGCAAAATTCGACCCTGAACGTGTAGTCTTAACCGCTGGCGCGACCGCGGCTAATGAGCTATTGACCTTCATCATTGCTGACCCCGGCGACGCTTTGTTGGTCCCCACTCCTTATTATCCTGG ATTTGACAGAGACTTAAGGTGGAGGACCGGTGTGAAGATTGTGCCCATAGTCTGTGATAGCTCGAACAATTTCCAGATCACTACTCAAGCTCTAGAAGCAGCCTACGAGCTTGCTAAATCAATGAACATCAGAGTGAGAGGAGTCTTGATCACCAACCCATCAAACCCGTTGGGAGCGACCATCAGCCGGTCGGTCCTGGAGGACATCCTCGACTTCACAACGAAGAAAAACATCCACCTCGTCTCTGATGAAATCTACTCGGGCTCCGTCTTCTCGCCCTCCGAGTTTGTGAGCGTCGCTGAGGTCCTTGAAGCACGTGAGTACAAGGGCTCCGAGCGGGTCCACATCGTGTACAGTCTCTCCAAGGACCTTGGCCTCCCGGGTTTTCGGGTCGGCACGATTTACTCGTACAATGACAAGGTCGTAACCACAGCGAGACGGATGTCCAGCTTCACACTGATCTCTTCTCAAACGCAACACCTCCTTGCCTGCATGCTGTCCGACAAGAAGTTCGCGAAGAAGTACGTTGAGATCAACCGCGCCAGGCTGAGGGAGCGGTACGAGAGGATCATCACGGGCTTGAGGAGTGCCGGGATCGAGTGCCTAAAGGGCAATGCCGGGCTGTTTTGCTGGATGAACTTGAGCCCTCTTCTTGAGAAGCCCACAAGAGAAGGTGAACTGGATCTTTGGAGGACCATGCTTCATGAATTGAAGCTCAACATATCTCCAGGATCATCATGCCACTGCTCAGAGCCAGGTTGGTTTAGGGTGTGCTTTGCTAATATGAGTGAACACACACTGGAAGTTGCCCTTGACAGGATACACAAGTACATGGATCAAAGAAGAACTTGA
- the LOC115740699 gene encoding uncharacterized protein LOC115740699: MASKLNQLTSKACQASQFVAKHGTVYYKQLLEQNKQYIQEPPTVEKCNLLSKQLFYTRLASIPGRYEAFWKELDYVKHLWKNRQELKVEDAGIAALFGLECFAWFCAGEIVGRGCTFTGYYV, encoded by the exons ATGGCGTCGAAGTTGAATCAGTTGACATCAAAGGCCTGTCAAGCATCACAGTTTGTTGCGAAGCATGGAACTGTCTACTACAAGCAGTTGTTGGAGCAGAATAAACAATATATTCAGGAGCCACCAACTGTTGAGAAATGCAATTTATTGTCCAAGCAATTATTCTACACTCGCCTCGCGAG TATTCCTGGCCGCTACGAGGCATTCTGGAAGGAACTCGACTACGTCAAACATTTGTGGAAGAACAGGCAGGAACTAAAGGTCGAGGATGCTGGAATTGCTGCTTTGTTTGGTCTTGAATGCTTCGCATGGTTCTGTGCTGGTGAAATTGTGGGAAGGGGATGCACTTTCACTGGCTATTATGTCTGA
- the LOC115740747 gene encoding probable phospholipase A2 homolog 1, whose amino-acid sequence MLRPVAAFAIIIAASVAVLAACSGDGSQVRCSRTCVAENCDTIGIRYGKYCGVGWTGCPGEKPCDDLDACCQIHDECVEKKGMTNVKCHEKFKSCIKKVQKSRKTGFSRDCPYETAVPTMVQGMDMAILFSQIGNSKLEL is encoded by the exons atgctgCGTCCGGTCGCAGCATTTGCCATCATCATTGCCGCCTCCGTCGCCGTTCTCGCCGCTTGCTCGGGCGACGGCTCACAG GTCAGGTGCAGCCGCACTTGCGTCGCCGAGAATTGCGATA CTATTGGGATCAGGTACGGCAAGTACTGTGGCGTGGGATGGACAGGTTGTCCGGGAGAGAAGCCTTGCGACGACCTCGACGCCTGTTGCCAGATTCATGATGAATGCGTCGAAAAGAAAG GTATGACTAACGTAAAATGCCACGAGAAGTTCAAGAGCTGCATAAAGAAAGTGCAAAAGTCTAGAAAGACGGGATTTTCTCGGGATTGTCCTTATGAGACTGCTGTACCGACTATGGTTCAGGGCATGGATATGGCCATCTTGTTCAGCCAGATCGGTAATTCCAAGCTTGAGCTCTGA